The Hymenobacter sp. 5317J-9 genome has a window encoding:
- the mutY gene encoding A/G-specific adenine glycosylase, giving the protein MTNLPSRPSFLASALLAWYPRHHRDLPWRHTRDPYAIWLSEVILQQTRVAQGLPYYQTFLAAYPTVQDIAAAPEAEVLRYWQGLGYYSRARNMHRTAQQVVAEHGGKFPDSYAELLKLRGVGPYTAAAIASFAFDEAVAVLDGNVYRVLARIFGLHSDIAAPSSRKEFQAVADQHIPPTAPADFNQAIMEFGALQCTPAKPDCLFCPLQSQCWAFNHGQVALLPVKSKAKASRTRYFHYFVLRHGDLTYLRERREKDIWQGLYDFAMAETVEPNLPAKELVRHLDALGANLDTSQAAEPTAAYRHVLSHQKLEARFHPMALTRPLPEATLRDLGLRAYSAAEIEALPKPKLIANYCSQNL; this is encoded by the coding sequence TTGACGAATCTTCCCTCGCGCCCATCCTTCCTCGCTTCTGCCCTGTTGGCCTGGTATCCGCGGCACCACCGCGACCTGCCCTGGCGCCACACACGCGACCCCTACGCTATATGGCTATCTGAGGTAATTCTGCAGCAAACCCGTGTGGCTCAGGGCCTCCCTTATTACCAAACGTTTCTGGCAGCCTACCCCACCGTGCAGGACATAGCCGCTGCGCCCGAGGCCGAGGTGCTGCGCTACTGGCAGGGCCTGGGCTACTATTCCCGGGCCCGCAACATGCACCGCACGGCTCAGCAAGTAGTGGCCGAGCACGGCGGCAAGTTTCCAGATTCCTACGCCGAGCTGCTGAAGCTGCGCGGCGTGGGGCCCTATACCGCAGCCGCCATTGCCTCCTTTGCGTTTGACGAGGCCGTGGCCGTGCTCGACGGCAACGTGTACCGGGTGCTGGCCCGCATTTTCGGGCTGCACTCCGACATCGCGGCGCCCAGCTCGCGCAAGGAGTTTCAGGCCGTGGCCGACCAGCACATTCCGCCCACGGCACCGGCCGACTTCAACCAAGCCATCATGGAGTTTGGGGCCCTGCAATGCACGCCGGCCAAGCCCGACTGCTTGTTTTGCCCCCTGCAAAGCCAGTGCTGGGCGTTCAACCATGGCCAGGTGGCGTTGCTGCCCGTAAAGAGCAAGGCCAAGGCTTCGCGCACGCGCTACTTCCATTACTTCGTGCTGCGCCACGGCGACCTGACCTACCTGCGGGAGCGCCGCGAGAAAGACATCTGGCAGGGCCTCTACGACTTTGCCATGGCTGAGACGGTGGAGCCCAACTTGCCGGCTAAGGAGTTGGTGCGCCACCTCGACGCGCTCGGGGCCAACCTCGACACCAGCCAAGCCGCCGAGCCCACGGCAGCTTACCGCCACGTGCTGAGCCACCAGAAACTGGAGGCACGCTTCCACCCCATGGCGCTGACCCGTCCGCTGCCCGAGGCCACGCTGCGCGATTTGGGCCTGCGGGCTTATTCTGCCGCCGAAATTGAGGCATTGCCAAAACCCAAACTCATTGCCAACTATTGCAGCCAGAACTTGTAG
- a CDS encoding single-stranded DNA-binding protein, with the protein MAGVNKVILVGNLGKDPEVRHLEGGVSVAHFTLATNEYYKDKQGNRVERTEWHNISAWRGLADMADKFLKKGQQVYIEGKLRTRQYQDKDQQTRYITEIIADEISMLGGRPQGGNGPASEANGSAEVQQTFRQEPELDQLPF; encoded by the coding sequence ATGGCCGGAGTGAACAAAGTGATTTTGGTAGGCAACCTGGGCAAAGACCCCGAGGTGCGTCATTTGGAAGGCGGCGTGAGCGTGGCTCACTTCACCCTCGCTACCAACGAGTATTACAAGGACAAGCAAGGCAACCGCGTGGAGCGCACCGAGTGGCATAACATCTCGGCCTGGCGCGGCTTGGCCGACATGGCTGATAAATTCCTAAAGAAGGGCCAGCAAGTGTACATCGAAGGCAAGCTTCGCACCCGCCAATACCAGGACAAGGACCAGCAAACGCGCTACATCACCGAAATCATCGCCGACGAGATTTCGATGCTGGGCGGCCGGCCCCAGGGCGGCAACGGCCCAGCCAGTGAAGCCAACGGCTCGGCCGAGGTTCAGCAAACCTTCCGGCAGGAGCCGGAGCTGGACCAACTGCCCTTTTAG
- a CDS encoding tetratricopeptide repeat protein encodes MATTRSASHQLVVLAAALVLVGGLFALPKGIVKPKESRSELSKDAAATANRDGGGPNTNGSKTEASSGPVPATATDNGGAHSDDDGHNHSASADAAAPHTTATAAQRQEISRLLKEYQAATPATKAAVATTLARRYNGVERFDSAGYYLEQVALAKPSAANWQQAADAYFQAFSFAASDERVKLLGGKARELYAKVLKEQPGNLDAKTNLGMAYMASENPVQGISLLREVLEADPRNEKALYNMGILAVQSNQYDKAVQRFKDLVKVNPKNVNGQFYLGVTLARTGAKEEAKQAFLAAKGLSNDPALAASVDEEIAKLK; translated from the coding sequence ATGGCCACTACCCGTTCAGCTTCCCATCAATTGGTCGTCCTCGCTGCCGCACTCGTGCTGGTGGGAGGGCTTTTTGCGTTGCCCAAGGGCATCGTGAAGCCCAAGGAAAGCCGTTCGGAGCTGAGCAAGGATGCCGCCGCCACGGCCAACCGAGACGGCGGCGGGCCCAACACCAACGGCTCCAAAACCGAAGCTTCCTCGGGGCCGGTGCCGGCCACGGCGACAGACAACGGCGGTGCCCATTCCGACGATGACGGCCACAACCACAGCGCTTCGGCCGACGCCGCAGCGCCGCATACCACGGCCACCGCTGCCCAGCGGCAGGAAATCAGCCGTTTGCTGAAGGAATACCAGGCCGCCACGCCCGCTACCAAGGCGGCGGTGGCTACCACCCTGGCCCGCCGCTACAACGGCGTGGAGCGTTTCGACAGCGCCGGTTACTACCTGGAGCAAGTGGCCCTGGCCAAGCCTTCGGCGGCCAACTGGCAGCAGGCGGCCGATGCCTATTTCCAGGCGTTTAGCTTTGCGGCATCTGACGAGCGGGTGAAACTGCTCGGTGGCAAAGCCCGGGAGCTGTACGCCAAGGTACTAAAGGAGCAGCCCGGCAACCTCGACGCCAAAACCAACCTCGGCATGGCCTACATGGCCTCCGAAAACCCCGTGCAGGGCATCTCGCTCCTGCGCGAAGTGCTGGAAGCCGACCCGCGCAACGAGAAAGCCCTCTACAACATGGGCATCTTGGCGGTGCAAAGCAACCAGTACGACAAAGCCGTGCAGCGTTTCAAGGATTTGGTGAAAGTCAATCCGAAAAACGTGAACGGACAGTTTTACCTCGGCGTAACTTTGGCCCGTACCGGCGCCAAGGAAGAAGCCAAGCAAGCGTTTCTGGCCGCCAAGGGCCTGAGCAACGACCCCGCTCTGGCCGCTTCGGTGGACGAAGAAATTGCCAAGCTGAAATAG